A single region of the Cynocephalus volans isolate mCynVol1 chromosome 12, mCynVol1.pri, whole genome shotgun sequence genome encodes:
- the SOAT2 gene encoding LOW QUALITY PROTEIN: sterol O-acyltransferase 2 (The sequence of the model RefSeq protein was modified relative to this genomic sequence to represent the inferred CDS: inserted 5 bases in 3 codons; deleted 2 bases in 1 codon; substituted 6 bases at 6 genomic stop codons), protein MERSGAHLQRRERLGAEQEXPSGAGEPPCGSAESSGNTEMHRAPDLVQXTRQMEAVKTQMLEQAHGQLLDLLDGAMWKAAQSHLPQGGSLPSTPPDSLSKTWEPSLGKPKVFIIRKSLLDELMEVQHFRTIYHMFVXSVCVFIISTLAIDFIDEGKLVLEFDLLIFSFGQLPLALVTXVPKFPSTLLAPYQALRLWARPRAGGAWTLGAGLGCALLAAHGAVLCALRVYVALEHELPPAPRXVLVFEQVRLLMKSFSFLREAVPGTLRARGGEWILAPSFSSYLYFFFCPTLIYRETYLRTPDTRWNYVAKNFAQALGCVLCTCFTLGHLCVPVXAKMSREPFNTRALVLSILHAMLPVIFMLLLIFAFLHCWLNAFVKMLHFGERIFYLDWWNSRSFSNYYRTWNAVVHDWLYSYXYQDALWLFGGQAXGAAMPAVFLVSAVAYEYIFCFVLGSFYPIMLMLFLVTGWLLTFMMHDWHTGPAWNVLMXTLLFLGQGIQVSLYFQKWYVQRHCPLPQTTFWELVTPQSWSCHTLRSRHPHCPDDTTKFFAACKAWAQGSSLHSQTWL, encoded by the exons ATGGAGCGAAGCGGGGCTCATTTGCAGAGGAGAGAAAGGCTGGGAGCGGAGCAGGAGTAGCCCTCTGGAGCAGGTGAGCCACCCTGTGGGAGTGCAGAAAGCTCAG GAAACACTGAGATGCACAGAGCTCCAGACTTGGTGCAATAGACCCGACAAATGGAG GCTGTGAAGACACAAATGCTGGAGCAAGCACACGGACagctgctggatctgctggatGGGGCCATGTGGAAGGCTGCACAATCCCATCTGCCACAAGGCGGATCTTTGCCCTCCACTCCCCCAGATTCCTTGAGCAA gacctgggagccatctcTGGGGAAACCGAAAGTATTCATTATCCGCAAATCCCTGCTTGA TGAGCTGATGGAGGTACAGCACTTCCGCACCATCTACCACATGTTCgt atcagtctgtgtcttcatTATCAGCACCCTGGCCATCGACTTCATTGATGAGGGCAA GCTGGTGCTGGAGTTTGACCTACTGATCTTCAGCTTCGGACAGTTGCCCTTGGCGCTGGTGACGTGAGTCCCCAAGTTCCCTTCCACTCTGCTGGCGCCCTACCAGGCCCTGCGGCTGTGGGCGAGGCCCCGGGCCGGGGGCGCCTGGACGCTGGGGGCCGGCCTGGGCTGCGCACTGCTGGCCGCCCACGGCGCGGTGCTCTGCGCC CTCCGGGTCTACGTGGCCCTGGAGCATGAGCTCCCGCCGGCCCCCCGCTGAGTCCTAGTCTTTGAGCA GGTCAGGCTCCTGATGAAAAGCTTCTCCTTCCTGAGAGAGGCTGTGCCTGGGACCCTTCGTGCCAGAGGAG GTGAGTGGATCCTGGCCCCCAGTTTCTCCAGCTACCTCTACTTCTTCTTCTGCCCCACACTCATCTACAGGGAGACTTACCTTAG gaCACCCGACACCAGGTGGAATTATGTGGCCAAGAACTTTGCCCAG GCCCTGGGCTGTGTGCTCTGCACCTGCTTCACCCTGGGTCACCTCTGTGTTCCTG TGGCCAAGATGAGCCGGGAGCCCTTTAACACTCGTGCCTTAGTGCTCTCTATCCTGCATGCCATGTTGCCAG TCATCTTCATGCTGCTTCTCATCTTTGCCTTCCTCCACTGCTGGCTCAATGCCTTCGTGAAGATGCTGCACTTTGGAGAGAGGATATTCTACCTG GACTGGTGGAACTCAAGATCCTTCTCCAACTACTACCGGACTTGGAACGCGGTGGTCCATGACTGGCTGTACAGCTA GTATCAGGATGCGCTGTGG CTCTTTGGTGGCCAGGCCTGAGGGGCAGCCATGCCGGCTGTGTTCCTGGTCTCTGCAGTGGCCTATGAGTACATCTTTTGCTTTGTCCTGGGCTCCTTCTACCCCATCATGCTGATGCTCTTCCTTGTCACTGGAT GGCTGCTGACCTTCATGATGCATGACTGGCACACAGGCCCAGCATGGAATGTGCTGATGTAGACCTTGCTCTTTCTGGGCCAGGGCATCCAGGTCAGCCTCTACTTCCAGAAGTGGTATGTGCAGAGGCACTGCCCCCTACCCCAG ACAACCTTCTGGGAGCTGGTGACACCTCAATCCTGGTCCTGCCATACCTTGAGGTCCAGACACCCTCACTGCCCAGATGACACCACCAAGTTCTTTGCTGCCTGC